Part of the Parus major isolate Abel unplaced genomic scaffold, Parus_major1.1 Scaffold781, whole genome shotgun sequence genome, CCCCATTCCTACAGGGATGAGTTAAAACTGCgacaaaaggagaaggaaaaagctgggaaaaggttgggaatgtgggaattcccaggattccGGGAAGGGCTCACTGCCAGAATTCCAGGGAATGCGGAATTCCTGGAATCAGCTCCCCCATGggaaaggaagaacagaaaggggaaaatgggataaaagcgggaggggaagggctgggaatgTGGGGATTCCCGGGATTCCCGGGATTCCCGGGATTCTGGGATGGCTCACCCTGCACGGAGCGGGTCAGGAGCAGCTCCATTCGGGAACGGGGCAGGTGCTTCCCGTCCCTCAACAGGCGGAACACGCGGTGCCGGCGCGGGTGGAACCGGGGAGCCGCTCCCAGCCGCGC contains:
- the MRPL9 gene encoding 39S ribosomal protein L9, mitochondrial, giving the protein MLAPGVAGRALRRALGLSQGLLSPGAPGMAAGRALSQGLLRPGAPGMAAGRALSQGLLRPGTPGVAAGRALSLSHGLGSVVVERVWPVPLARLGAAPRFHPRRHRVFRLLRDGKHLPRSRMELLLTRSVQGEPSQNPGNPGNPGNPHIPSPSPPAFIPFSPFCSSFPMGELIPGIPHSLEFWQ